Proteins from one Oncorhynchus clarkii lewisi isolate Uvic-CL-2024 unplaced genomic scaffold, UVic_Ocla_1.0 unplaced_contig_4693_pilon_pilon, whole genome shotgun sequence genomic window:
- the LOC139399444 gene encoding indian hedgehog B protein-like encodes HSVAAKTGGCFPGRSLVTLEDGSSRAVQDLQPGDRVLSSSGVDGSGGELVYSEFLTFLDHEPAARKQFYVLGTETGANLTLTAAHLVFVTEGNCSVGESSKGVVTRTMYASDVRPGQCVLTAGGDKGPQAHLSPVAWTHIQVDTGAFAPLTRHGSLVVDGVLASCYAAMDQHHLAHWAFGPLRLLYSWTGLGTIQGDGLHWYSRVLYWIGTFLLDPRHFHPWGVVTNDVER; translated from the coding sequence agcactCAGTAGCAGCTAAGACCGGAGGTTGTTTCCCAGGTCGTTCTCTGGTGACGCTGGAAGACGGGAGCAGCAGGGCGGTTCAGGACCTCCAGCCAGGTGACCGTGTCCTGTCCTCCTCGGGGGTTGATGGGAGCGGAGGAGAGCTTGTCTACAGTGAGTTCCTGACCTTCCTGGACCACGAGCCTGCAGCCAGGAAACAGTTCTATGTGTTGGGAACAGAGACGGGAGCGAACCTGACCCTCACCGCGGCTCATCTTGTGTTCGTGACCGAGGGTAACTGTTCAGTGGGGGAGTCGTCCAAGGGGGTTGTCACGCGGACTATGTACGCCAGCGACGTACGGCCAGGGCAGTGTGTGCTGACCGCAGGTGGAGACAAGGGACCACAAGCCCACCTCTCCCCAGTCGCCTGGACCCACATCCAGGTGGACACCGGGGCCTTCGCCCCCCTGACACGCCACGGCTCACTGGTGGTGGACGGCGTTTTAGCCTCGTGCTACGCTGCTATGGACCAGCACCACCTAGCCCACTGGGCATTTGGTCCCCTCCGCCTGCTGTACAGCTGGACTGGGCTAGGGACTATACAAGGAGACGGACTACACTGGTACTCACGGGTCCTATATTGGATAGGAACGTTCCTACTGGACCCTAGACACTTCCACCCCTGGGGGGTGGTCACGAATGatgtggagagatag